CCCCCAGAAATTCTAGAATTCCTAAGGATAAATTTAGAATTCCTAAGCAAAAAAATTGCCCTGTAAAAAATAAAAAAATAGCAAATTTTTACATTTTTAAGCTTGAATTTCTAAAAAGAATTCTAAAATTGCGCTTTTATTTTACAAAAGCAAAGAACATAAAATGAAACCAAAAATTGGCGATTTAGCATTATTCATTAGCAAATATCTTGCTGCACTTCATGCGTGTGGGGCCTTTGTATCTCGTGAAAATCGCTGCACTCAGCGCATCGCTCATGCTTATGGCTATGATATTAGCATTAACTTTTTTTTCAACAACACTGCCCTTACGCTAAAAGACCAGCAAAATCCACATATCAAAGAAACGCTCGTACTCTCAAATCCAGCCGTGCAAATAAACCTAGCAGAACTTAGAGAACTAAGCGCGCTTAGCTGGCACATCCACGATGATAGACCTGAGCTTGCGCAGTGCTACGAGCATCTAAAAACCGCAAAAGAGCGCAATATCAAAGAGCGCAATATCTGGGTGGTTTTGCTTGTAGTTGGAATTTCGTTTGGTGCGCTTTGTAGGCTTTTTGGCGGTGATTTTGTAGCGATGGCTTTTACTTTTGGGGCGGCTTTTAGTGGGGCAGGGCTTAGGCATTTGCTTACGCTTTGGGGCATTGATATGAGGCTTCAATACATTTTTTTATCCTTTTATTCATCGGCGTTTGTGGCGTTTTTGGGCGGGATTTGGGCGGCTCATTTTGGCGAGTTTAGTATGCATATTGCCATTGCTACTAGTATACTTTATCTAATTCCAGGTATATTTTTTATCAACTGCGTGATTGATATTTTGGATAATCATGTTTTAGTGGGCTTTTCACGCATTGTAAATATAGCTATTTTGATTACTTGTATGGCGATTGGTGTGTATTTGACCTTGGTTATTTTTGAGCTTGGAGCACTAGCATGAGTTCGGTTTTTTGGGGTATTGGGGCGGATATGATTTTTGCAGCACTTGCTGGTTTTGGCTTTGCTTATGGGGCAAAGCCGCCGGTGCCTGCGCTTATTTTAGCTGCTTTAATCGCTGCTTTTGGGCATGCTTTTCGCTTTACTTTGGTAAACTTTTTAGGCTTTGAGATGATTGTGGTGGCTACTTTTTTGGCTTCTTTTTTGGTAGGACTTTTGGGTCTTATGGTAGCTAAGTTTTACAAAACACCACTTGAGGTCATTACCTTTCCTGCACTTTTGCCTATGATACCTGGATTTTATGCTTATAAGAGCATATTATTGCTTTTTGAATTTTTAAATACTAGCGATGAGATGGCAAAAACTATTGCTCTTTCAAACTTCTTTTATCAGCTTTTTATCACGATAGGGGTTACATTTGCGCTTGCTGCTGGGGTTAGTACGATGATATTGGTTTTTGCAAAAAAGAGTTTTTCTATAACAAGGTATAGCAATATTTTTAAAAAAAAGAGTATAATAGCGAAAAAAATTTCTAGGGAGTAGAACATGATGCCTGATTGGGACGAGAAATACTGCATCGGAAGCGCTGTAGTAGACGATGAGCATAAGCGTCTTTTTGAGCTTGCAAAAAAAGCGTATATTTATGCTAGTAAAAATGTCTCAAAAGAGCAAATGAAAGAGATTGTAACTGAATTTTTTAACTACATGAAAGAGCATTTTGCTCACGAAGAAGAGTATATGAAAAGCATTGGCTATCCAGCATTGCCAGCACATGCTAAGATTCACAAAGAAATCATCCATAGCATGTCAGATCTAATCACAAAGATCAAAAATGTAAATGAAATGAAAGAAAACCTAGTAACAATCGCAAAATCATGGCTACTAGAGCACATCATCCAACAAGACATGAAAATCGAAGAGTGGCATAGAAAAAATAAAGATGTAAATGTTGTAGAATACGATTATGTTTGTGGTTGTCCTGGTAGAGTACACAAAATCTCTCACACAATCCATCTAAAAATAGTTGATGAGGGCAAAAACTTTAAATGTACTGCTTGCGATCAGGTGATTAAACAAAAATAAATGTTTGAGTGGAAAAGGGAATATAGCGTCGGTAACGCTTTGTTAGACAAGGAACATGAGCGTTTCTTTGAGCTAGCAAAGCGTGCTTTTTTTACTGGACGCAATGAAGTTTCACCGATTTATCTAAAAAATCTAATCAATGATTTTGTAAATTTTGCTAAACAGCACTTCAAGCACGAAGAAGATTATATGAAGCAGATCGGCTATCCTTTTTTAACCGAGCATGCTGCTTTGCATGAAAATATTTTGCGCACTTTTGTCATGCTTAGTAGCAGTGATAAGCCTGTATTGCAGGCAAAAGAAGAGCTTATAAAAGTCGTGCGTGCGTGGCTAGTAGAACACATGCTAACTAACGATATACGCATTGAGCGTTGGCAGAAAAAACAACAAATCAATATTACCGAAGAAAATGTATTAGAAAAAGAAATCAATGAACTAGAACAAAAGTTCATAGACTACGATTATGTCTGCAACTGCCCTGATATGGTTCACAAAATTCCTGAGAGTATTCATTTGCGTATAGTTGCAGGTGAGCCTTTTGTCTGCGAAAGGTGTGGCGCAAAAGTAAAGCTAAAGAATTAAAATGTCACAAAACTCACAAAAATATAACGCTCAAATCAATAAAGAGCATATTTTAGGCTTTTAGATAATGCCACTTTCTCATCTAAATCCTGAGCAGTTTGCTGCTGCTAGTGCGCCTTTTGGACACAATCTTATAATCGCCTCAGCTGGCACTGGCAAAACTAGCACCATAGTCGCTCGCATAGCTCATCTTTTAAGCTCTGAGGTAGAGGCTAGCAAGATTTTACTACTTACTTTTACAAACAAAGCCGCAGCTGAAATGCTCTCTCGCCTTGCTAAAAAGTTTGATAAAAGCGTGGTTTCTAGCGTGAGTGCTGGGACTTTTCACGCTACTGCTTATGCCTTGCTTAGAGCAAATGGCTTTGATATCACGCTAAAGCAGCCAAGCGAGCTAAAACTACTGCTAAAAAGTATAGTAGGACAAAGAAAATTTCATCACATTAGCGATATAGGCGCATTTAGCGCGGCGTATTTATACGAGCTTTACTCATTTTTTCAAAACACCGGTGGGGATGATTTTGAAGAGTGGTTTAGAGCAAAAAACGGAGAACAAAGCGTATATAGCGCAATTTATGCTGATATTTTGCGTGAGTTTGAAGAAGAGAAAAAACGCTTTGGCTATGCTGATTTTAACGACCTTTTGCTATACCTAAAAAGAGCTTTAAAAGAGGGCGATATAGCTCAGGAATTTACTGAAATTCTAGTAGATGAGTATCAAGATACAAATTTGCTTCAAAGCTCACTAATAGATGCTTTTGGCGCAAAGAGCTTATTTTGCGTAGGGGATTATGACCAAAGTATTTATGCTTTTAATGGCGCAGATATTAGCATAATAGGCTCGTTTAAAGAACGCTACAAAGACGCTAAAATCTACGCGCTAAATACAAACTACCGCTCAAGCCAAAATATCCTAAAACTAGCAAACCGTGTAATAGCAATAAATCCACGCCTCTATGAAAAAGAGCTAAAAGTGGGCAGAGAAGGTGTTTTTAGCCAGCCGCGCCTGCTAGTATATGATGATCTTTTTGCGCAGTATAAGGGCATAGCGCAAATAATTAGCTCTCTAAAAGTGCCAAGCGATGAAATAGCTGTGATTTTCCGCAATAACTCAAGTGCTGATGGCGTAGAAATCGCTCTAAAAGAACTAGGGATTGCCTCAAAGCGCAAGGGTAGTGGGAGTTTTTTTGAAAGTCGTGAGATAAAGGCTCTAATCTCGCTTGTCTCGCTGCTGCTAAATGGCAAGGATATAATGGCGTTTATTGATGTAGCGCAGTATTTTAAGGGGCTTGGCGAGGCAAAATCAAAGCAGATTTTTGAGCTTTTATCTCAGTGTGGGGCAGGGGACGCTATAGCTGGACTGCTGCGACCTGACCCAAAAGCCACTATCACGCACAAAAGGCGCAAAAACTACGAACTAGGGCTTTTTGATGATGAGCTTAGCGTGAGCGAAAACCTGCCAGCAAGCATAAAAAATCACAAAATCGCTAGTTTTTTATCTACTGAGGGCGGGGAGTTTTTAAGCGATTTGCTATATTTTCTAAAAGCGCTAAAAGGCGTAAAAGACGCCTCAGCCTGCCTTGGGCTTATCATCGCCTCTCCAATATACGAAAAAATCGCCACCGCAATCGCTCACAAAAAATCTGTTCATAAAGATAAAAGCATAGATGAGAGCCAAAAAGAGCTTACAAAAGAGCGAATAATCCATAGGGCAAGGTCGCTTGAGAGCATTGCTAAAAACTACAAAGATTTAAGCGCGTTTTATAATTTTTTAA
Above is a genomic segment from Campylobacter magnus containing:
- a CDS encoding bacteriohemerythrin → MMPDWDEKYCIGSAVVDDEHKRLFELAKKAYIYASKNVSKEQMKEIVTEFFNYMKEHFAHEEEYMKSIGYPALPAHAKIHKEIIHSMSDLITKIKNVNEMKENLVTIAKSWLLEHIIQQDMKIEEWHRKNKDVNVVEYDYVCGCPGRVHKISHTIHLKIVDEGKNFKCTACDQVIKQK
- a CDS encoding ATP-dependent helicase; this encodes MPLSHLNPEQFAAASAPFGHNLIIASAGTGKTSTIVARIAHLLSSEVEASKILLLTFTNKAAAEMLSRLAKKFDKSVVSSVSAGTFHATAYALLRANGFDITLKQPSELKLLLKSIVGQRKFHHISDIGAFSAAYLYELYSFFQNTGGDDFEEWFRAKNGEQSVYSAIYADILREFEEEKKRFGYADFNDLLLYLKRALKEGDIAQEFTEILVDEYQDTNLLQSSLIDAFGAKSLFCVGDYDQSIYAFNGADISIIGSFKERYKDAKIYALNTNYRSSQNILKLANRVIAINPRLYEKELKVGREGVFSQPRLLVYDDLFAQYKGIAQIISSLKVPSDEIAVIFRNNSSADGVEIALKELGIASKRKGSGSFFESREIKALISLVSLLLNGKDIMAFIDVAQYFKGLGEAKSKQIFELLSQCGAGDAIAGLLRPDPKATITHKRRKNYELGLFDDELSVSENLPASIKNHKIASFLSTEGGEFLSDLLYFLKALKGVKDASACLGLIIASPIYEKIATAIAHKKSVHKDKSIDESQKELTKERIIHRARSLESIAKNYKDLSAFYNFLSLSDSQMSAGSGVSLLSVHASKGLEFEAVFVIDLAQNRFPNIRLSSGAGGIEEERRLFYVAVTRAKNELFLSYAKYDKNGKISYEPSQFLKEAGFKIEKE
- a CDS encoding threonine/serine exporter family protein; protein product: MSSVFWGIGADMIFAALAGFGFAYGAKPPVPALILAALIAAFGHAFRFTLVNFLGFEMIVVATFLASFLVGLLGLMVAKFYKTPLEVITFPALLPMIPGFYAYKSILLLFEFLNTSDEMAKTIALSNFFYQLFITIGVTFALAAGVSTMILVFAKKSFSITRYSNIFKKKSIIAKKISRE
- a CDS encoding threonine/serine exporter family protein yields the protein MKPKIGDLALFISKYLAALHACGAFVSRENRCTQRIAHAYGYDISINFFFNNTALTLKDQQNPHIKETLVLSNPAVQINLAELRELSALSWHIHDDRPELAQCYEHLKTAKERNIKERNIWVVLLVVGISFGALCRLFGGDFVAMAFTFGAAFSGAGLRHLLTLWGIDMRLQYIFLSFYSSAFVAFLGGIWAAHFGEFSMHIAIATSILYLIPGIFFINCVIDILDNHVLVGFSRIVNIAILITCMAIGVYLTLVIFELGALA
- a CDS encoding bacteriohemerythrin: MFEWKREYSVGNALLDKEHERFFELAKRAFFTGRNEVSPIYLKNLINDFVNFAKQHFKHEEDYMKQIGYPFLTEHAALHENILRTFVMLSSSDKPVLQAKEELIKVVRAWLVEHMLTNDIRIERWQKKQQINITEENVLEKEINELEQKFIDYDYVCNCPDMVHKIPESIHLRIVAGEPFVCERCGAKVKLKN